The nucleotide sequence GAGGATCGTTGAGGCATCGGGCCAGGGCTGGGGTGAGACGGCCACTGCGGCCGTTACGGAGCAACGCCAATGCCACAGGTGCGGGGCCCAGGTGTGCCAGCACTTCGAGAAGCATCAAGGCCCCAGGGGAGTTCTCCGCGAGACGGCGGAAGGTGAGGTCCAGCGACGCGGTCAAGCCAGCGTGATCGGCTGAGCGATGATCGCGCAGCAGGTCACGCAAGTGGCCATCGAACAGCGAGATGTATCGCGTCCAGGACATACCGGTCACCGCTTGGACGTCGGCAACCTGAGCCAGCGCCAGTGGCAGGTCTCCCAGCAACTCGGCGATCCGGTCGGCCTCGTCACTCGAGATGTTTCGACTCATCCGGCCGAGGAACTGGACACTCTCGGTCCGTGTGAAGGTGGGCACGGAAAGAGCTTCACCCCATGAGGCAAAGCCCGGGTTCCTGGTGGTGATCAGGACATCGCCGCCGGCAGCGGGCAGCGCATGATCGACGATCACCTCGTCCTCGAGGTTGTCGAAGATCAGCAGCCAGCGCTGCGCCGTCGATTCGAGTCGAGTCACCACCACGCGGACGACGTGGTTGAGGTCTCTCCCGATGCGCAGGCCGAGTCGATCCGCCAGATCCCGGACCGAACGGCGCAACCCCGACTCGTCACCTGCGGGGATCCACCAGATCAGCGCATAGTCACCACGGTGGCGGTGCGCGTACTCGAGGGCGAGATGCGTCTTGCCCACGCCCCCCAAACCATGGATCACGACCGGGTTGGTCGCCGCCGCCGTCAGCAGAGCGCCGAGTTGCCGCAAGGAGGGCTCCCGGCCACAGAAGCGTGCATTGCGGCCGGGGAGATTGTGGATGAGCGATTCGGCAGGCAGCGACTCCTTGTCCGCGGCCTCAGCGACCTGAATCGGTGCGGACCCGGAAGTAGTCCGACCTGCCCCGGTATCTCGAGCAGCGGATGGCGCACCCCCAACCGTTGGCTGGCCCTCATCGAAGGCCCGCAGCCACAGGTGGTGAAATTCCCTCACCGTGGTGTCCGCCGTCTGTGTACCGCCCACGCTCCAGTCGGCGAGCTGCCGGACGACGCACTCGAACTTCTGCCATTTGACCAATCCACCGCCACGCAGCAGCATGGCGATCACCTCGTGGCTCACCGTATCCGGCAGGTCGTTGCGCTTGCGTATCTCAATGCTGACGGAGCGTGTCGACGGCATTCCCGCCCCGCGCCACAGGTGATGCAGGGCCGTCACCATGTCCCGCAACGCCCCCGGGGGCAAGACCTCTTCCGAGGGCATGGCAATCCGCACGGCGCATCCTTCGATCGCTGTCAAGGACTGTCAACTCATGACAAGACCACAGCATGGCAGGTGTCGAGATCCGTCAAGCACGGTCAGGTTGTGAGCTTTACCGACAACTCCTGACGTGCACACGTCTCGGACTTCCAGACTCGAAATACAGGAGGTTTTCGGGGCAGAGGAGGAATCATGAATCCCCTGATCATGATCTTGGTCATGGTTCTCGGCGCGACGTTCTGGCGACAGCTGGTCAATCTGGTGGCCGCTGCAGCCATTCTTTTGATGATCTTCGGCCTGGTGTTCGTGGTCCAGATCCTGGATTCTGTTCGGTAACGTCGCACGGATCAGAGCGAGGTCGACAGGTGACACGACAATCTTTCGCCACGCGACGATCACTGGCCGACGACTTGACCCGTCTCGGGCTCGCGCCGGGTCAAGTCGTCCTCGTGCACTCCTCGATGCGTCGGCTCGGCTGGGTGTGCGGCGGGGCCGTCACGGTGGTCGATGCGCTCCTCGACGCGATCGGTCCCGCGGGCACGATCGCCGTGCCCACCCACACCGCGGACAACCGCGATCCCTCGCGATGGACCGACCATCCGGTTCCGAGGCAGTGGTGGTCCACCGTTCGCGAGGAGTTCCCGGGATTCGACCCGCGCATCACGCCGAGCCATGGCATGGGTGCTCTCGCTGAACAGGTGCGCACCTGGCCCGGCGCCCGACGCAGCGACCATCCCCAGACCTCTTTCGCCGCACTGGGACCCATGGCCGAGGTCATCACCTCGGGGCACGCGCTCGACTGCCACCTGGGGGATGACTCACCACTGGCACGGTTGCGCGACCTGGGTGCCGACGTCCTACTCCTGGGCGTCGGCTGGGAGGTCTGTACCGCATTCCATCTGGCCGAGTATTCCGCGGAGTTGTGGCAACCCGCCGAATATGGCTGCGCCATTGGACACGGCCGCGACCGCCGGTGGATGACGTATTCCGACGCCAGCCTTGACGACCGCGACTTCGGCGTGCTTGGTCACGCCTTCGATTCGGCCGGGACCACCGTGCGTCATGGAGTGGCCGGTCAGGCGACCGCTCTCCGGTTCCCACTGCGGGAGGCCGTGAAGTTCGCCCTTACCTGGATGACCCACAACCGAGTTCACCGATGACATCGGGTTTCAACACCGGAACCCTCCGCCTGCTGACCCAGGCTCCGCAGCAGCACTCAGGCATTGTCAGAGTTCTTGCTCGCTCCTTCGAGGGCTCAATGTCCTCTGAGAGTGTGATTCTCAACGTGTTGGGGAAGGTTGCCTCACGCTCTATCGTAGGTGGTGACGGTGGGCTGGGAGGGTCAATGTCGCGTGGGCCGGTTTCCCGAGACGCGAATCCACACGTGTTCAGT is from Kineosporiaceae bacterium and encodes:
- a CDS encoding AAC(3) family N-acetyltransferase, with the protein product MAGVEIRQARSGCELYRQLLTCTRLGLPDSKYRRFSGQRRNHESPDHDLGHGSRRDVLATAGQSGGRCSHSFDDLRPGVRGPDPGFCSVTSHGSERGRQVTRQSFATRRSLADDLTRLGLAPGQVVLVHSSMRRLGWVCGGAVTVVDALLDAIGPAGTIAVPTHTADNRDPSRWTDHPVPRQWWSTVREEFPGFDPRITPSHGMGALAEQVRTWPGARRSDHPQTSFAALGPMAEVITSGHALDCHLGDDSPLARLRDLGADVLLLGVGWEVCTAFHLAEYSAELWQPAEYGCAIGHGRDRRWMTYSDASLDDRDFGVLGHAFDSAGTTVRHGVAGQATALRFPLREAVKFALTWMTHNRVHR